The nucleotide sequence TTTGGCAACTTGGGTTGGTAGGCTGCTCGCGCTTTCTGCAAAATTGATATTTCAGTTCCCATATCTTTAAACTCCTCCCCGAAGTTTTTCTGCATAGGGGCGCCGCATTTTAGGACACCATTCTGTATTATATAAGATTCGTACACATTTGACAAAGCCTGTGGTTGGCCTGCTTTTGATTAAGATGGAATCGATTTGCTTCAATGGGGGTGTGTTTGCATAGGATTGCAGGGAAAGTAAAAAGAGGTCAGCTAGATTCATGGCTTTTTATGTTTGAGTGGAATTACGAAATTTCACCGAAAGCTAGTCAAATATATTAGTAAACGTGCTCAGCGAATCTGTCAACATAGGAACGTTTAATTCGAACCTAATTGTTGGCGGCACGATTGAAATTATAGATTTTATTTGAAATAAAAAAGCGATTAGCCAAAAGCTAATCGCTTTTTTATGTTTGTTGAGTGTCGAGAATCCTTTAACTAAGATGGTACCTCTAGAATCAAGGCAAGGTTGTCCTTAAGAGATTGTATCCAATATCCGTGCCATGGTAGCAATTCTGTTGAATCAGGCCATTGGTCTGGATAGCTCAGGGTCATTAGTGATTGTGCTGTAGCATCAAACCACCAATGTATTTTGGCTAACCAGGGATCTGCCAAATTGCATGCTTGTTCTACAGTTAGTGTCTGCGTACCGTCTGTTACCTTTACGTTTTCCCAAGGATAATTAAAGTTGTAGGGCGTTCCTATAAGCGTCCAACCGCCTCCGATAGTATCGGTTGGCTTTCCAGGAAGGCTAATCCACATGTCGGTATTGTAGTTTTCGGTCACGGCTTCGTAGGATATGGTCATCCCACCATTTTCACACCATAGCCAGTAACCTTCGGTGATTAGCGCGCCACCAAACGGCTCAGGATCCCAAGGGTCGTAGTAGTAGAAATTTGAGTCCGGCGCGCTATATCTCCAGAGAATACCACTTCCCACCGGAAAGCCTGCGAATACAACCTCAGGATTTGGGTTTTTGGGGATTGCAGGCAAACTAATGAGGTTCCACTTTCTGGCTAATGGTGGGGAGGTAACATTTGTTACCTCTGCTGATGCAATCGTCATTACCAATTGAGTGACTAGTGCAATTAGCACCATTATGAATATAAACCTTTTCATTTTCTCACCTCTTCTGATTATTTCTCAAAAACTTAATTTTGTGCGTTTATATTTCGAAAACCTGCATGTACAGCGATTTACGGCTGTGGCCAAATCTGTATGACGTCAGCTGGTCTTCTAGGTCTGACAATTGGAACTAATTGTGAGTCGATATACCCCACAGAGCTTATTCCAGTAACTTGGATTATGCTATTGTCAGGATAGCTACCGATTTTAGATTTGTCAATCCTTAGTGGGGCATTAGGCTTCGACCCATCGTCGAGAAGCAAATATGTATTTCCGTCGGACTCCATTACGGTCCCTTTCACTGCTCCCCATACTGTTACAAGCAAACCAATGTTATTCAAGCCGTTTTGGCTCACGCCAAGCTGTCCTTCTCCTGTCTCGGGGTTATATTGGAAGTCGCTTCCGCCTACTGCGAGTGCTTGCATCCCAAGTGGCTTCAAAGGAGAAATCGGTGGCGTGTCTGGAGCTAGGAGTGTAACCGTTGAGCCAACAATTGCCCTCTCACCGTTTCTGGTGGCTAAGGTGCCGATTACACTGACTTTATCTCCCTCAGCAACCGAAGGAATTTGCAATTGTCCGTGATAAAACTGGATGCCCGACGAGCGGTCGCCTGCCTCTATGTAAATCTTGTCGTTGAAATCCGCTGAGTAGTTCGTTGTTGCGTACACACCCGCAATAGCTACATAAGCGCCATCACGCTTGAGCTTGACTTCGGAGGGCGAATCTACCTGCTGGGGCTGGGCAATGTCTCCAGACCAAAATCCTATATAATGAATATGAGGATCTGGAGAATAGGCGGGCGTAGCAACTACTCCGACTTCAGCCTGGCCTACCGTGCCGTTCATCTTATATGAACCGGCGGCTTCAGTTGACCCGCCGCCTGAGTTAATTGAGAACCAGTCTATTTTATATTGGGCAATGCTTAGACTGGGGATTAACAAAAAAAGCATGAGAAGCCATAAAACTTTTATTGTGGGTCTCATATCTGCTCCTTTTGGGCGCTCATGATTTAGCCAGCTCTCTATAGTAGTTTATCATATAGTTAGCAAGCTGTCAATAGGTAATTGACTGTTTTTTCATGGCGCCTGCTCATAGGTACTAGCTTCCAATATTGCCCGTCAGAAACCGACATGAGTATCCATTTAAACTAGTCTATCGCTTGCAATAGGTAGAGTCAACTAGCAAATATACCAGTTTCTGCAAGCCAAGTGCCGGTTTTTATGGCCATTAATATTGGAAAAATAATGTCGGGAAGTTTAATACCCAAAGTTCTAAGCGATAAAACCTTTCGATGTGTAACTTCTAATGCAGGAATTCGCTTGCTATAGCCTAAATATGGCCAATGGTTGTTGTTAAGGAGTATTTAACCGGGAGATAAACGATGACCAGGAGGTTCAGGGCAATTATTCGTGGGCGAGTGCAGGGGGTTGGTTTCCGATTTTTCGCTCGCCAAGTTGCAAATGACTTGGGGATTAAAGGTTATGTGCGCAACACACCAGACGGAGCTGTCGAGGTAGTAGCTGAAGGCGAAGATTCCGCTCTCGAGACATTCCTTTCTTTCTTAAGGCAAGGGCCTGGGAGGGCTCACGTCACCGATGTAGAGGTGACGTGGGAGGAACCTACTGGACGGTATGACTACTTTTTTGTGAGGGGTTGAAGCTTGGGCTATTCCAATAGCGTTATAGATTGGTATTGCCCAGACTAGATATTGTAATTTTCCCGTCGAAATTCTATTTTATCGAATCTGCAATTCGTCTGATTTCATCAGCTGGAATTGGGCCTACTAAAGTGAAATTGAGTTCACCAAACTTCCACGCATATGCCCCACGTCCAGCGCGGAGGGGGTCCTTCTGGAGTTGCTTTTGGAACCGAGGGTCTAGCATACGCCTTGGTGCTTGGAATAAAGAGAAAGAACTTACACCATCGGAGTATCTAAGGCCAACTACTTTCCCATGCCGGAAAGGAACGACAGTTGCACCTAGCAACTTAAATCCCTTTGGTAGATATTTTGGCTCGCGAATTTGGAAGTCTACCATGCGTTGGGCTTTTTCTACAGACATAATCTGCATGCGTTCCGGGCCTCGCTCGACACGAACGCCGGGAGGCGGTTTAAAGCGGAATTTTTCAGGAGGAACGCTGGTGAAGTCTATCCTAGTGTAATAGGACGTAGATACTACCGTCCCATCTGGAGCGATGTCTTCCGTCTTTAATTTGACCCATTTCTCGGTATCTACCCAGAACTTGCGAGTAGGGCCCGCGCGTTTCGCACGCGGCTTCACCTCTAGAACGTAAGCATTTCTGCCTGCGATTTTGTCCCTTCCGACCAATTCTACTTGGATTTGGCCGCGTTCAAGTGCGCGGTTAGCTTCTATTGTTCTTAGCTTAAGAAAGTTGAGCCTTGAAGGTTGCGTCTTTGCCGTTTTATTCCTGGGTATGAAGCGAATGAGAACTTTTCCGTCGTCAATCATAGTCTCGCCAGCCAATTGGTTAGGAAAAGTGTACTCAGTCCGCATTCCTTTAAACCCATCTCGGTAAACTTCTTGCTCAGAGGTGAGAAAAGGTCCCTTTGCGAGGGTGGTCACCTGATGCGCCGTAAAGGAAACATTTCCCTCGGACATGAGCATTTTCTTGAGAATTGTTGCGCCATCATTTGCCTCGGCACGTTGACACAGTCCGAGAATTAGGCAGAGGATGGCATATGCAATTGTTGCTTTCACGATTCGCATATCTAAAAAGTCCGTGCTACAATTCATTTACAAGGTCGCTAGCTCGATCTTTTAAGAGCACCGCAGAATCATCCGCAAGTGGATTGG is from Armatimonadota bacterium and encodes:
- a CDS encoding acylphosphatase, with the translated sequence MTRRFRAIIRGRVQGVGFRFFARQVANDLGIKGYVRNTPDGAVEVVAEGEDSALETFLSFLRQGPGRAHVTDVEVTWEEPTGRYDYFFVRG
- a CDS encoding MucB/RseB C-terminal domain-containing protein is translated as MNCSTDFLDMRIVKATIAYAILCLILGLCQRAEANDGATILKKMLMSEGNVSFTAHQVTTLAKGPFLTSEQEVYRDGFKGMRTEYTFPNQLAGETMIDDGKVLIRFIPRNKTAKTQPSRLNFLKLRTIEANRALERGQIQVELVGRDKIAGRNAYVLEVKPRAKRAGPTRKFWVDTEKWVKLKTEDIAPDGTVVSTSYYTRIDFTSVPPEKFRFKPPPGVRVERGPERMQIMSVEKAQRMVDFQIREPKYLPKGFKLLGATVVPFRHGKVVGLRYSDGVSSFSLFQAPRRMLDPRFQKQLQKDPLRAGRGAYAWKFGELNFTLVGPIPADEIRRIADSIK